The DNA sequence ATACTGGTCTATAAAGCATTTAATAACATGCATTTGAAATAGTGCCTTACCTGATCTGTTATGTTCCAGAAGTCTATTGTCTTTGCCCAGACACGTGTCACTCTGTGTACTATTGCAGGCCATGTTTAATTCTGTCTTGCAAAAGGTAGGTGAGCTTGCctgaggggcaggagggatgtgcttctttctttttcttggaagTTTCTGCTTCGCCATTGCCAAGGAGTAGTACATTCCAAAATTGTTGACAATGACAGGCACCGGCATGGCTATTGTCAGCACTCCAGCCAGAGCACACAGGGCTCCCACCAGCATCCCTGACCATGTTTGGGGGTACATATCCCCATAACCTAGGGTTGTCATGGTCACCACAGCCCACCAGAACCCAATGGGAATGTTTTTGAACTGCGTGTGCTCACTAGCTGAAGGGTCATTAGGCTGAGCTCCTACTCTCTCGGCATAGTAGATCATGGTAGCAAATATCAAAACTCCTAGAGCCAGGAAGATTATCAGCAGCAAAAATTCATTAGTGCTAGCTCGAAGAGTGTGTCCAAGCACCCTCAGACCTACAAAGTGGCGGGTGAGCTTGAAGATTCTCAGGATCCTCACAAACCTTACCACCCTGAGGAAGCCAAGTACATCTTTAGCAGCTTTGGATGACAGCCCACTGAGTCCCACCTCTAAGTAGAAGGGTAGGATGGCCACAAAGTCAATGATATTCAAAAGATTTTTGATGAATTCAAGTTTATTGGGTGAAAAAACAATACGGactaaaaattcaaaagtaaaccacaccacacacactcctTCTACATATGTCAAGGCAGGATCCGTTTCGATTTCATACTGCAGAACACTTGTGCCATTGATGACTGGTTCTGTCTTGTTTTTAACGATATTAAAAGCTTCATGTGTCTCCAGGCAAAAAGTTGTGATTGAAACCAGGATGAAGAATAAAGAAGCAAAAGCAATAAActgtagaaggaaaagaaataaaaaaaaaaaagagtgatctGAATCATAATACATACTTTGAATCAAATCTAAGAGCATCAATCCCtgtaaatgaaaaagaacaacagCATATTTAGAGATTTTGCTTGGGATATCACCTAAGTAAAAGAAGTAATGTGTTTGTAACATTAATTAGAGCATACAtataacattttctgttttcagcTTATAAAGACACAAAGTTTTGCTTTATGTATAATTTCTTGAGTCTCTTGTGTAAGAAAATATAACCTGTTAAGAGAGCATAAAAATCATTCCAAAATATAAGAGAACAACagatcaaaaaaaattaaagaagaaatttagaCAATTATTTATgagcttaaaaatattcatatcaaGTTTGATGCTGATAAATATAAGGTGTTATGACACACTGATAGAAATCTGGAAGCCACCCAAATTTAACTGTAAGTTTCTATCtgtaaataaaatgttctggATAGCATGAGGTAGGGGCATGGAGAAAAAAGTCTTTATAATATATGCTGACATTTAAATTATGTCAATTTAAGGTGGAAacttttccaaaagagaaaatctaGGGGGAAAGAGTAAACAAGACTGAGAGGACAAAAACTGTGTTAAAGGACCAATCAAAAGACAATTTTCTTCCTCTATTAAAAGAGAACTTCAAAGTGTTAGAGTATTAGTATAaagttgtagttttttttttaattcaactcaTTTCATTTCTTCAGCCAATAATATATGAATGCACATACTAATACAGAATAATAAAAGAGCTCTCACTTATAAAGTTCTTACTAGTATAAGATACTCTTGAAAGCAATTTACATAATTAACCTTCATAACAACACTACTATtactccattttatagatcaagAATATCAGACACAGAGATACTAACTCACTTTTCCAAGGTCGTAAGCTGCAAAGTGATAGGCCTGAGACACTAACCTAAAAAGTTTAGTTCCAGATTGTGTTCCCTTAACTTACCAAACTCTCAAGCATGGAATACGAATATGTTAAAACCCAATTATGTAGGCTGGGATAACAGACTTCTTAATATTAAAGATCTGAAAACTTGAAATCTACTTGTTTGAGGGGATGGCGCTTTTATAGTCAGTGCTAGAGGCTTCCTAAGAAGCCAGCATACGCTCTCAGGTTTAGCATGCTAAATGAACACCAATAGACTCTTCCTTGAATATCCGAACAAATGAATCTTTCAGAAAGAGGCTGTCAGTCGAATTGAGGGAAGTCCTTACTTGGGAATAATAGAGTATATCTCAAACACAAAGTTGTCCCCTCACATCTGCTCCTCAAGCCCACCACTGAGAGGAGCTGAGCCAGGTTTCAGGAAAACATTAAAACCATCTCCTTTTTTACCTGGTTGAGTTTTGATCCAGCAAATATCTGATAGGTATACAAAAGGCCTAAAAAATCCTAGGACTGTGACTACCTGCCTTAAGGAACCACCTCAAATGATGGAAAAGTTTCTATACAGTATGCCAGTTAGTACATTAGTGGTTTAATATTATAAGATATGTTATTTTCGGGGCTTTGACTTACTTTTGCATGCGTATCTTCCAACTGCCCTAGGTTTTGGCATTGCGATCTGATCATTAGCGTCCCCAGACATATTATGATATATTAGcactttttttcattcagttttccCTTTGTACAAAtaaataggcttttttttttttttttttgagacagagtctcactttgttgcccaggctagagtgagtgccgtggcatcagcctagctcacagcaacctcaaactcctgggctcaagggatcctcctgtctcagcctcccaagtagctgggactacaggcatgcaccaccatgcccggctaattttttccatatatatttttagctgtccgtataatttctttctatttttagtagagatggggtcttgctcttgctcaggctggtctcgaactcctgagctcaaacgatccgcccacctcggcctcccagagtgctgggattacaggcgtgagccactgtgcccggcctaaataggcatttttttaaatcagttgttGTAACACTTAGTGTCACTAAGGCCCTGTATATACATTAAAAGCTGATATCATTTAGAGGAAGAGTCAATTATCATTGATTCATAAATTGCTTCTTAATGTAACCCTAATTTTATCTATAGATTTGGGAGTCGCATTTGCTTCTGATTCCACCTAAAGTCTTTTGTCATTAGAGCCCTGCCATATGTACCTACTGACTCCTCCCACCCACCAAGTACCCCCCAAGCCCCACTCGAGTCTCCAGCATTTCAGGCTAAATGTTAAAAGTTTTAGTGCACAAATTCTTATCTATTAGACAGTTAAAGAATATAAGGCACTTAaaccacaattttattttatacttttaaggtTTTTCAGTTAAGTTTGGAGTCTCAGAATCTCTCCAGCTATGTTCATATAGTGAATCCCGTGGGACTTCTCAATATTTTGCTCTTCCAAAATCAGTCCTAGCTTGCCTGCCCACCTCCACACAACAAAAACAGTTTTCTAGTACACTTTGATGCTTGTCAATAAAAAAACAGTGGGACTCTTTCCAATCAGATCTTTTCCTacctttccttcattcattcttcaacAAATGCATTAGATACCTCTCTATGCCAGGCCACAAGCTAGGTTCTTAATTTAACAGCAGTTAATGAAATATGATTCCTGCCTTTGAAGAAATCACAATATACTAGGgacacagatataaaacaattaatCACACAAAAATTATGTGTTAAGTgcagtaaaggaaaaaatataggatactttgaaaaaattttaaaaaaaggaaacaggattGTATTTAGACGGAGGGGGTCATAGAAACATCTGACAAAATGTCAATAGACTGAAATTTGCAGGAAGATTAGAGGTTAACCTGATGAAAATGAGAGACTTGAGTATCACACAGGCTTTAACAAAAAATTAtgggcttttttaaaatttctcttaacTGATACCTTGACTATAAACCCCAAAATAGCAGCAGGTTTTCTGAATCTCCCTGTGTGGCACAAATTGTGTTGTATAAATCCCAATTTAGAGTGGAGactttgcctttttaaatgttAACCCTATTTTCTAATGAAATTTTAATCAACCAAAATATTGCCTGGGCTTAAAaatgaggttcttttttttttgagacagagtgttgctttgttgccctggctagagtgagtgccttggcgtcagcctagctcacagcaacctcaaactcctgggcttaagtgatcctactgcctcagcctcctgagtagctgggactacaagcatgcgccaccatgcccggctaattttttctatatatattttagttggccagataatttctttctatttttagtagagacggggtcttgctcttgctcaggctggtctggaactcctgacctccagcgatccacccgcctcggcctcccagagtgctaggattacaggcgtgagccaccacgcagCCAAAAAATGAGGTTCTTTAGAATGCAAACTCAAAGAAGCATTTTAAGGACATTATCTTTTCCAAATGAGAATGTCTCATTCCTATTATGATCATGCTACATTTCTCTCTTAAAATAAACAATTGAGAAGGcaagaatttcaaatattgaaGTAACAGAAGCTCATGAAGCCCCTTGACACAAAGTTTCCACTTTTAGAAATTTactatactaaaatatttacatgaaaatataaggataaacataaaagatatttgtacttaaaaaatataaatgtctatGAATCAATGGTATGGGGCCATAACATAGCATTCTAAAGAATGAAGTAGTTCAACATGTAGTCATCTGACTGATCTCCAAGGAATCAtgttaaactgaaaataaatggcTAAGGAACAACAATATGCAGAGTCTAATCCCATACATgactaataaaacaaatgaacagaaatgCTGTATTCCTAGGAGCGGTTATACCTGGGTATAAGAGCAGCATTGGGTGGGGGATATTGCCAATGGGGGAATCCTGATTCTATAAACATCTGCaaagttaaaattttctaaaaaagctTTAATCATATATTAtggatttaattttaaacaaaattcaaaaaaaaaaaaaaaaaagaccaagagaagACCTGGATCATTCAGAATAACCATTACTTTGATTTTATTAGTCTATAGAAATTATACATtggaagtttttcatttttcttctttcctacaaTATCATAAAATTAGCAGATGCTCTTAATTGTGTATATATTCATGTCTCATACACTAGAACTTTGCCATAAATAACAAGAGTGTGGTGGTGTTCATAGAACTGTGGTctctagagagaaaaaaaaatttcttttattagtaAGTCTATTCTCAAAGGCCAGCCAAATAGGGACAAATAGAGCCAGTAGCTGCTGGTTCCATGCAGAGCTGAGAATTACTTCAACTTCTTCTAAGGCTGgtaaaaatcaatttttcttcATCCAAATTTCACCATTTAAAAGCAGATCTGCAAATTTTACTGCATTTATGATATTGAGTTAGATTGAAGAAAGCTGATCTTTCTTCAGTGACAACACCATACATGATTACTACGTTCAGAAATCAGTGAAAGAGGTTAAGCTTCAGATACATGTGTGTGTtatatgtgcatgtgcatataATACATGTCATAGTATGTtagatctatatatatataaaatatttatatgaatggATACATATGATTATATATGTAGGTACAGATTATGTATAGACATTCATATATTATACAGATAGGTATAGAAATAGATATAACACAATATAACATTCATTCCtcaaatcaagaaaatatatgCAGATGTTACTTTTGGCCAATGAGACATATGTGACCCCTCATGAATATCTTCCACCATGTTTTTTATACTCTTATCCAATATGAATATGCAATACTAcctcaacattttcatttctagacCACAGTCTGATTTTACTGAAATTGTAATTATTTGCTTAGAGTCAAGGCCTATCAATTCACACCCAAATGTAATTTTCTGGGATATAGGCGAGGGAGGCTTGCATGTATTATTAGTATTATCACAATGAATTACAGTGTACACAGTTAGGCAAATAGAATTAAAAGTAATCAATTATGAATACACAGTATCATTTTGCTTCCCTAAGTCTCATGATGAAATTTAAAGTGTTTATGTAATCAtcatatttcatgaaaatattttttattattgtttcattaGATTGAAGAAAAACTCTACACTTCTCAGTCATAAGTatgataaatggaaatatatagtAATTGCATGACATCAACCAGCAGTGTAATTTCTAAATTCCAATTATTGAAATCTCTCCCCAAAATGTCCCcttctaatatatttaatataaatttattttgggaTGATATGACCTACTCCACCAGCATGTAAGGTTAGAAGGCCACGTTATTAAGCCCTTCCTACCATGAGCCACAGTATATCTTTCTTAAAACCAGCAATCACTTTCCAACATTAATTATCCAAGGATGCTTGTTTTTACTTAATTGAAAGTGAGGGCGTTAAAAGGAGGGTGAAGTTGAATGTGAAGGGAGGTGGCTAGCTTACAAACACCTGTCAAAGCAATTCTCTGATTCTGataagtctttttctttcagcactatGGCACTGCAAATAAAACACATCCTGCACAGTGCCACCTATTGCTGTCTACCCGAGGGTAGCACCTTTGTTAGTCCAGGTCTCTGTACACCAGAGGGTGTCCAAAGCCTCAGTCTCAAAGACTattgttctctttttctgtatCTCCTTGCTCAGTAATCCTTTCTAAAAACATGGCATTGTGCCCTGGTAACCAAGTCCTACCCAGCTATTGGAGCTAGACCCAGCCATAGCTCCAATGGAACtccatatttacatatttaagttGGGGCCTTAGTACTTCCTCTTCTGAAAGATCATTTATTAGTGGAAGTCTGTTCCTCTTTGCTAGTCAGTCTAGGCCAGGACCTCTCCAGTCCACTGTGGCCCACCGCAGCATGTATCCATATTCACACATGTGGGTAGTAGACACTAGAGTCTCAGTTACTCCTCTGTCTGAAGGTTTGGGGCATTTGTGCAAGTACCTGGAAATCCTCCCCAGAGAGCAGAGGCAAATTTTCTATATGCCACACAAAAAAGTCCTGGTGTAAATTGTAATTTGGttatgagaaacagaaaaaaacatatttaaaatctgTAGGACATTGATTAATTGATTGGCTCCATAAGAAGTACAATAGAATGACCCTCAGTGTTACTCGGCTTAGCAATTTAACTATATCAACAGCTATCAAATTGCATTCTGGGGACTCCTAGTAGTCTGAGGCTTATTCTGGGGTCCATAAAGTCAAGTTTTGTTTGTAgtgatactaaaatattttttgcctcTTTCACTCCCCTTGTCTCACGAGTTTAGAGTGAGGCTTTTTAGAGGCTATGTGAGAATTTATTCAGAGAATGTATTTGTCCTAAGAATTaattttcatctcatttaattttaccaCCACATTGCACAGTAGAttctattatcccattttatagagaacCAAACTAAAGATTACAGACTAGGGTCAAAGCCCTCTTCTTTATAACATATACTTCTTTTCTGAATGTACCTTTTCTTATAAGAATCTTTAATCCTACTGAacacaaagaattagaaaagaaaaactagaatgTTTCTATAAATAGTGgtttatgcacatatatacatgcaaatgcatatatacacaatgctaAATTTTGGTTATCAATAATGCAAGAGCAATAAAGCCCAGAAGAATGACGTTCCTAagactttttttcctcatttgtctTCTAGATTTTTTTGTACGGTACTTTTTCAAGGTCTTTAGAAAACAAATGGTATAATAACCAAATGCTCATTCTATACAAGCAAAGAGAACCAAGTAAATGAGTATCAGGCTAAAAGAAATTGTGTGCCCATTATTTGGACAAAGTAAATATTCATTTTGGGACTCAAGCATCTAGAAAATTGTGCAGCTTTCATGAATGGACAAGTATGAgctgagtttttcttttccctttaaatatttcttttaaaatctctattttctACCTAGAGAAAGAAGTGGTTGTTTTCATAGATTATTTAGCTCATTTCAGAGCTTTCAGAGCAAGGTTTACAGGACTTGCCCTTGATATAGAGACAACAGAAGGAAAGCTATTGAATATTTAATAGAGCTAGAAAATACTACATTTAATATTCTCTTGAGTTTGCACAGTGCTGACTTAGAAGGAAACCCAAAGTGCCTCTTTTTCACATGTAGGATCTTAAAAATGCAGTCAGCAAATCATCCTCTAAAGTGACATCCACAATTTGAATgtcaatattcttaaaaataaaacattctttgaaaatatttgctgaaagatcttggttaattgggaaaaaaaatcactatgaaTTGTGCTTTAGGGTTTCATTCCTGTCCTAGTTTTTATCACTTTATTTCTTCGTTTTAAAACTTCAACTATTTGGCAAGAGTCAGAATTTTATCtaggctttgttttattttgttctgtcaTTTTGgggtttttggggggggggtgtaaaGAGCAAATTTTAGGAATACTGGCAAATCAGCCATCTAAGGATCTTTAACAGTTCTTGCACATCCAACATGCTTTGCTGCTTttgattttacatatataaaaattcctttgaacagtgtaattttttttttttttttttttaaacagagtctttctctgttgcccaggctcaagtgccgtggtgtcagcctagctcacagcaacctcgaacttctgggctcaagcaatcctcctgcctcagcctcccaagtagctgagactccTTTTTCCTCCCCACATGAGTGTTTAATTCACTCACCCacatccataaaaaaaaaataacatctttggGCAAATGTCATAGTCTTCTAATTAGTCTCCTTGTTTCCATGCTTTTGGACATTGTGGTAGCTATCTATTTTTTGTGTAAATATTCCCCCAAATCTTAGCAGCCtaacacaacaaatatttattatcctaGTTTTCGCATTGATCAGGATGGGTGATCTGGCTCAGAGCTTTTCATGAAGTAGCAGTTAAGATGTTGGCCAGGTGCTATGGTCATCTGAAGGCTTAACTGGGGACAGAGGACCTGCTTCCAAGATAGGTCACTCACAGTCTGTCAGCAGGAGAACTCATTTCCTTGCTGCCTGTTGGGAGAAGTCCTCAGTTTCTTGCCATGTGCACCTTTCCATAGGGCTCtgtattagtcagtgttctccagagaaacagacccTATAGGtgatatatgtctatatatagatatagcagtgatatatatattttatatataaataaagatctGTGGTAAAGTATGGACTTATGCAATTATAAAGGCAAAGTCCCATGATCTACCTtatgcaagctggagacccaggaaagcccaGTAGTGtggtctgaaggcctgagaggaggagagctgatggtgtagaTTTCAGTTCCCAtctgaaggcctcagaaccaggagTACCCAGGGCAGAAGAAGACCAATATCCCAGCTCAACAGTCAGGCAGAGGGTGAATTAAACTTTCATatgcttttttgaaatttttctattcaggccttcaaagGATTAGATGATGTGCATCCACATTCTGAGAGAACATTCTGCTTTATATTgttcaccaattcaaatgctaatctcttctagaACTAACCTCAGAGAAGGaaccagaaataatatttaaccaGACATCTGAGCATCCAGTGGCccggtcaagttgacacataaaattaatcatcacagacTCCTTGAGTTTCTTCACAACATTACAATAAGGTAGCTGCCCTCCACACAGAGTAGGGGATCCAAGCGAGAGAGAACAAGAAGGAAGATATGATGGCTTTTATGAGCTAGTCTCAGAGGTTATGTTATGGCCCATTGCTTTTGCCATATTCAATTTGTTAGCAGTAAATCACTTAAGTCCAGCTCAcattcaaaagaaggaaattaaactcTACTTCTTAAAGGGAGGAATATcaaaaatttggggaaattttttttgcattgctttactatatatttttaattgacagatataTGTGCTATcatgtgaaataaaatgttttgaagtatatatacattatgaaatgactaaatctagctaattaatatatgtattacctTACATAGTTATCACTTTtatagtgaaataagccaggcacagagaaacaaatgctgtatgatctcactcatatgtagaatctaaaaacgctgatctcatagaagtagagagtagaatggtggtaccaggggttgggggcggtggtgggaggtggtggggaattgttggtcaaaggatacaaaatttcagttagataggagtaATAATTTGAGAGATATATTGTACAAAAccgtaactatagttaataacaatatactgtattcttgaaaaattctGAGAGAGTGgatattagagaaatattttaaaaccaccatggTCTTCCTTTGCCCAGAGTGCAGGGCCTTTACAGCTCCAAGACCATTGTGGCAGGGGAAGTATAATTAAAGGGTCAAGCAAATGGATAAATTCAGGAATTATGAGTTTGTGAGGATAATAATGGTACAAGGGACTTCAGAGATTTGGAAGAGGGGAGGGTGAGAAGAGGGTGAGGGATCAAAAACCACCTGTCAGGTACAATTTAT is a window from the Eulemur rufifrons isolate Redbay chromosome 16, OSU_ERuf_1, whole genome shotgun sequence genome containing:
- the KCNC2 gene encoding voltage-gated potassium channel KCNC2 isoform X7 — encoded protein: MGKIENNERVILNVGGTRHETYRSTLKTLPGTRLALLAASEPQGDCLTAVGDKLQQSPPPLSPPPRAPPLSPGPGGCFEGGAGNCSSHGGGGSEHPGGGREFFFDRHPGVFAYVLNYYRTGKLHCPADVCGPLFEEELAFWGIDETDVEPCCWMTYRQHRDAEEALDIFETPDLIGGDPGDDEDLAAKRLGIEDAAGLGGPDGKSGRWRRLQPRMWALFEDPYSSRAARFIAFASLFFILVSITTFCLETHEAFNIVKNKTEPVINGTSVLQYEIETDPALTYVEGVCVVWFTFEFLVRIVFSPNKLEFIKNLLNIIDFVAILPFYLEVGLSGLSSKAAKDVLGFLRVVRFVRILRIFKLTRHFVGLRVLGHTLRASTNEFLLLIIFLALGVLIFATMIYYAERVGAQPNDPSASEHTQFKNIPIGFWWAVVTMTTLGYGDMYPQTWSGMLVGALCALAGVLTIAMPVPVIVNNFGMYYSLAMAKQKLPRKRKKHIPPAPQASSPTFCKTELNMACNSTQSDTCLGKDNRLLEHNRSVLSGDDSTGSEPPLSPPERLPIRRSSTRDKNRRGETCFLLTTGDYTCASDGGIRKDNCKEVVITGYTQAEARSVT
- the KCNC2 gene encoding voltage-gated potassium channel KCNC2 isoform X8, producing MGKIENNERVILNVGGTRHETYRSTLKTLPGTRLALLAASEPQGDCLTAVGDKLQQSPPPLSPPPRAPPLSPGPGGCFEGGAGNCSSHGGGGSEHPGGGREFFFDRHPGVFAYVLNYYRTGKLHCPADVCGPLFEEELAFWGIDETDVEPCCWMTYRQHRDAEEALDIFETPDLIGGDPGDDEDLAAKRLGIEDAAGLGGPDGKSGRWRRLQPRMWALFEDPYSSRAARFIAFASLFFILVSITTFCLETHEAFNIVKNKTEPVINGTSVLQYEIETDPALTYVEGVCVVWFTFEFLVRIVFSPNKLEFIKNLLNIIDFVAILPFYLEVGLSGLSSKAAKDVLGFLRVVRFVRILRIFKLTRHFVGLRVLGHTLRASTNEFLLLIIFLALGVLIFATMIYYAERVGAQPNDPSASEHTQFKNIPIGFWWAVVTMTTLGYGDMYPQTWSGMLVGALCALAGVLTIAMPVPVIVNNFGMYYSLAMAKQKLPRKRKKHIPPAPQASSPTFCKTELNMACNSTQSDTCLGKDNRLLEHNRSVLPLHHGAMHLNLIHKKQLFKKNGCLHFKGLNTKQCYQVTTVQEVSRHYHPQKGSPSDALVPETKTEEGKHVSY
- the KCNC2 gene encoding voltage-gated potassium channel KCNC2 isoform X12; this translates as MGKIENNERVILNVGGTRHETYRSTLKTLPGTRLALLAASEPQGDCLTAVGDKLQQSPPPLSPPPRAPPLSPGPGGCFEGGAGNCSSHGGGGSEHPGGGREFFFDRHPGVFAYVLNYYRTGKLHCPADVCGPLFEEELAFWGIDETDVEPCCWMTYRQHRDAEEALDIFETPDLIGGDPGDDEDLAAKRLGIEDAAGLGGPDGKSGRWRRLQPRMWALFEDPYSSRAARFIAFASLFFILVSITTFCLETHEAFNIVKNKTEPVINGTSVLQYEIETDPALTYVEGVCVVWFTFEFLVRIVFSPNKLEFIKNLLNIIDFVAILPFYLEVGLSGLSSKAAKDVLGFLRVVRFVRILRIFKLTRHFVGLRVLGHTLRASTNEFLLLIIFLALGVLIFATMIYYAERVGAQPNDPSASEHTQFKNIPIGFWWAVVTMTTLGYGDMYPQTWSGMLVGALCALAGVLTIAMPVPVIVNNFGMYYSLAMAKQKLPRKRKKHIPPAPQASSPTFCKTELNMACNSTQSDTCLGKDNRLLEHNRSDNCKEVVITGYTQAEARSVT
- the KCNC2 gene encoding voltage-gated potassium channel KCNC2 isoform X10; this translates as MGKIENNERVILNVGGTRHETYRSTLKTLPGTRLALLAASEPQGDCLTAVGDKLQQSPPPLSPPPRAPPLSPGPGGCFEGGAGNCSSHGGGGSEHPGGGREFFFDRHPGVFAYVLNYYRTGKLHCPADVCGPLFEEELAFWGIDETDVEPCCWMTYRQHRDAEEALDIFETPDLIGGDPGDDEDLAAKRLGIEDAAGLGGPDGKSGRWRRLQPRMWALFEDPYSSRAARFIAFASLFFILVSITTFCLETHEAFNIVKNKTEPVINGTSVLQYEIETDPALTYVEGVCVVWFTFEFLVRIVFSPNKLEFIKNLLNIIDFVAILPFYLEVGLSGLSSKAAKDVLGFLRVVRFVRILRIFKLTRHFVGLRVLGHTLRASTNEFLLLIIFLALGVLIFATMIYYAERVGAQPNDPSASEHTQFKNIPIGFWWAVVTMTTLGYGDMYPQTWSGMLVGALCALAGVLTIAMPVPVIVNNFGMYYSLAMAKQKLPRKRKKHIPPAPQASSPTFCKTELNMACNSTQSDTCLGKDNRLLEHNRSGYEKSRSLNNIAGLAGNALRLSPVTSPYNSPCPLRRSRSPIPSIL
- the KCNC2 gene encoding voltage-gated potassium channel KCNC2 isoform X6, yielding MGKIENNERVILNVGGTRHETYRSTLKTLPGTRLALLAASEPQGDCLTAVGDKLQQSPPPLSPPPRAPPLSPGPGGCFEGGAGNCSSHGGGGSEHPGGGREFFFDRHPGVFAYVLNYYRTGKLHCPADVCGPLFEEELAFWGIDETDVEPCCWMTYRQHRDAEEALDIFETPDLIGGDPGDDEDLAAKRLGIEDAAGLGGPDGKSGRWRRLQPRMWALFEDPYSSRAARFIAFASLFFILVSITTFCLETHEAFNIVKNKTEPVINGTSVLQYEIETDPALTYVEGVCVVWFTFEFLVRIVFSPNKLEFIKNLLNIIDFVAILPFYLEVGLSGLSSKAAKDVLGFLRVVRFVRILRIFKLTRHFVGLRVLGHTLRASTNEFLLLIIFLALGVLIFATMIYYAERVGAQPNDPSASEHTQFKNIPIGFWWAVVTMTTLGYGDMYPQTWSGMLVGALCALAGVLTIAMPVPVIVNNFGMYYSLAMAKQKLPRKRKKHIPPAPQASSPTFCKTELNMACNSTQSDTCLGKDNRLLEHNRSVLPLHHGAMHLNLIHKKQLFKKNGCLHFKGLNTKQVIWKISPLITKLFPRIRNGHSILHHLDNGIKCHYLRIILLTL
- the KCNC2 gene encoding voltage-gated potassium channel KCNC2 isoform X9, with the protein product MGKIENNERVILNVGGTRHETYRSTLKTLPGTRLALLAASEPQGDCLTAVGDKLQQSPPPLSPPPRAPPLSPGPGGCFEGGAGNCSSHGGGGSEHPGGGREFFFDRHPGVFAYVLNYYRTGKLHCPADVCGPLFEEELAFWGIDETDVEPCCWMTYRQHRDAEEALDIFETPDLIGGDPGDDEDLAAKRLGIEDAAGLGGPDGKSGRWRRLQPRMWALFEDPYSSRAARFIAFASLFFILVSITTFCLETHEAFNIVKNKTEPVINGTSVLQYEIETDPALTYVEGVCVVWFTFEFLVRIVFSPNKLEFIKNLLNIIDFVAILPFYLEVGLSGLSSKAAKDVLGFLRVVRFVRILRIFKLTRHFVGLRVLGHTLRASTNEFLLLIIFLALGVLIFATMIYYAERVGAQPNDPSASEHTQFKNIPIGFWWAVVTMTTLGYGDMYPQTWSGMLVGALCALAGVLTIAMPVPVIVNNFGMYYSLAMAKQKLPRKRKKHIPPAPQASSPTFCKTELNMACNSTQSDTCLGKDNRLLEHNRSERLPIRRSSTRDKNRRGETCFLLTTGDYTCASDGGIRKGIRNGHSILHHLDNGIKCHYLRIILLTL
- the KCNC2 gene encoding voltage-gated potassium channel KCNC2 isoform X11 translates to MGKIENNERVILNVGGTRHETYRSTLKTLPGTRLALLAASEPQGDCLTAVGDKLQQSPPPLSPPPRAPPLSPGPGGCFEGGAGNCSSHGGGGSEHPGGGREFFFDRHPGVFAYVLNYYRTGKLHCPADVCGPLFEEELAFWGIDETDVEPCCWMTYRQHRDAEEALDIFETPDLIGGDPGDDEDLAAKRLGIEDAAGLGGPDGKSGRWRRLQPRMWALFEDPYSSRAARFIAFASLFFILVSITTFCLETHEAFNIVKNKTEPVINGTSVLQYEIETDPALTYVEGVCVVWFTFEFLVRIVFSPNKLEFIKNLLNIIDFVAILPFYLEVGLSGLSSKAAKDVLGFLRVVRFVRILRIFKLTRHFVGLRVLGHTLRASTNEFLLLIIFLALGVLIFATMIYYAERVGAQPNDPSASEHTQFKNIPIGFWWAVVTMTTLGYGDMYPQTWSGMLVGALCALAGVLTIAMPVPVIVNNFGMYYSLAMAKQKLPRKRKKHIPPAPQASSPTFCKTELNMACNSTQSDTCLGKDNRLLEHNRSGRQLSLLLLATKHVLLYISKS